The Xenorhabdus ishibashii DNA window GCATGATGGTGAGGTCTGGTTGTTTTTTGGCGAAAGTAATTATACCAAATCATCATGCTGTTTAATAATCCCTCACAAAACATCAACACGCCCTAGTAAAAAGGCATAAGGTGAAATTGTTTTATGTTTTCTTTCTATTCTCGTAGTGTTGAAGATAAAATGAGTATTGCCCGTGACCTACGTGAGAAAGTTTGGCTTTTATTAGAGCAAAAATTATGCTGATGGTATAGGTAATTTTATTGGCTATAGTGACGAAAAAAGCCTGAACAAATGTTCAGGCTTTTTTGTAGAAAATGGCGGTGAGGGAGGGATTCGAACCCTCGATACGTTTTCACGTATACACACTTTCCAGGCGTGCTCCTTCAGCCTCTCGGACACCTCACCGAATTTTTTTCGTTGCATTCACATTCAATAAGAATGCGTTACTGCAATATTAACCTAACCCATTATGGTTAAGTTTCTAGTTATTAAAAAAGCCTTGGCATTCTGTTCAGGCTTTTTTGTAGAAAATGGCGGTGAGGGAGGGATTCGAACCCTCGATACGTTTTCACGTATACACACTTTCCAGGCGTGCTCCTTCAGCCTCTCGGACACCTCACCATATTTTATATTGCAGTGATTTCTCTTGAGTTCGTCACTGCAACGGGGCGCTACTATAGGGAAAAGCAGGGCAGGCGTCAACAGGCTTATGATGATTTTTTTCAGGCTTTTTTACCGATTAGATAAATAAAAAACAATTTGTGTGGCTGGTAGCCAATTATGGGAATAAAAATGCTTTTTTGTTGCAACGGTTCATGGCAAATTTGTTAACCAGATAACATTATCAATATTTTCATTCCCGTCTTCTTAATTGGAGGCTTGCAACCTTTCAGCAATAAGTTAACCCTATTAGAAAAACAAAAAGGAATGAGATTTTATGAACATCATTTTCTTTCACTCTTCTCCTAATTTTAATTGCGATAAATGGATTCAGGGAATACAAGCTAGATTACCTGAGGCTAACGTCCGGCAATGGGTTAGTGGTGATAACGCCCCTGCTGATTATGCTTTAGTTTGGTTACCGCCCTATGAAATGTTAGCTAACCGTCAGGATATCAAAGGGATATTTTCACTTGGGGCTGGGGTGGATGCCATCCTTCAACAAGAATTAGAAAATCCGGGGACATTGCCTAAGGAAATACCGCTAATACGTCTTGAAGATACGGGCATGGCACGGCAAATGCAGGAGTATGCGGTTTCTTCAGTTTTATACTATTTCCGTCGGATGGATGAATATAAACAATATCAAGCACAGCGTTTTTGGAACCCTATGCCAGCCCATAATCGAAAAGAGTTTGTCATTGGCGTCTTGGGGGCAGGCGTTCTGGGGTGTAGCGTTATTGAAAAATTGAAAGAATTTGATTTCAACGTTCGTTGTTGGAGCCGAACGCCAAAACAAATTGATCATATCGAGAATTTTTATGGGAAAGAGCAGTTAGGTGATTTTCTTTCCGAATGTAAGGTATTGATTAATATCCTGCCAGATACACCAGAAACTCGTGGTATTTTAGATCTTTCATTATTCAAGCAGTTAAAATCTGGCTCATATGTGATCAATATTGCACGAGGCGCTCAATTGGTAGAACAAGATTTGCTGACAGCCATTGATAAAGGTTATGTGGCTGGTGCGACCCTTGATGTATTTGTTGAAGAGCCACTATCAAATTTACATCCCTTCTGGACTCATCCACGCATTAATATCACTCCACATATCGCGGCTAAGACTATTCCTGATGAAGCTATGGAAATGATTTGTGACAATATTCGACGAATGGAAAAAGGTGAATCACCCATTGGCCTTGTTGATATGACCCTTGGTTATTAACAAGTCACT harbors:
- the ghrA gene encoding glyoxylate/hydroxypyruvate reductase GhrA — translated: MNIIFFHSSPNFNCDKWIQGIQARLPEANVRQWVSGDNAPADYALVWLPPYEMLANRQDIKGIFSLGAGVDAILQQELENPGTLPKEIPLIRLEDTGMARQMQEYAVSSVLYYFRRMDEYKQYQAQRFWNPMPAHNRKEFVIGVLGAGVLGCSVIEKLKEFDFNVRCWSRTPKQIDHIENFYGKEQLGDFLSECKVLINILPDTPETRGILDLSLFKQLKSGSYVINIARGAQLVEQDLLTAIDKGYVAGATLDVFVEEPLSNLHPFWTHPRINITPHIAAKTIPDEAMEMICDNIRRMEKGESPIGLVDMTLGY